CTGGCTAGCATTTCAGTATGCAACATCATGGCAAAACGTGGAAAGCCATATCTTGATGGTGAAATGGTTAAGGAAGCTATTCTTGCTGCTGTTGAAAATATATGTCCAGACAAAGTTAGCCAGTTTCAATCAATCAGCCTTTCAAGAAGAACTGTAACACGACGCATCGAATAGATCTCAGACGACTTACATGCACAACTAATGGAAGAGCTTACAAAAGCAAGCTATTTTTCACTAGCGCTTGACGAATCGACTGACTTAGCTGACACAGCACAACTTGCTGTATTTTTTCGGGCTTACACTGAAGATGGTTCTATAATAGAACTTGCAAAGCTCTGCTCCATGCATGGCACTACTACCGGAAAGGATATATTTGAAGAAGTTAAAAAATGTATTACAGAACTGCAATTACCATGGAAGAAGTTAGTAAGTGCAACTACTGATGGTGCACCCTCCATGACTGGGCATAGGCATGGGTTCTGTGGTTTACTCAAGGAAAAGTTGCAAAAAGAAGGATTGCCCATGCCAATGACTTTTCACCGCATTATACGCCAGCAGAATTTATGTGCCAAAACACTGCAGATGGCTGATGTTATGGCTACTATAAAAAAGCAGTGAATTTCATTAGATCTAAGGGGCTCAAACATCGCCAGTTTCAGAGCTTCCTGGCATCAATTAACAGTGAACATGAAGACATACCCTACTTCACTGAGGTCAGATGGTTAAGCTGTGGTGAAATGCTGAGAAAAGCTTATGCATTACAAACAGAGATGAAGATATTTCTATTGGAAAAGAATTACCCAATAGACCACTTTGGCGATCACGATTTCATAAATGATTTCGCATTTTTGGTTGACATGACTGATAAGCTTAATACACTCAACATGAAGCTTCAAGGGCAAGATATGTTAATTTCTGATCAGTACCATTGTGTTGCAACCTTCCAAACCGATCTTGAACTGATCATGCAGCAGATGGAAAAAGGAGAGACCCCTCACTTTCCAACATTGTCCAAAAGAGTTGGTATTGATCACAGTAGGTACCTAGAAAAGTTGGAAAATTTGAATATAGAATTCCTTGACAGGTTTGGTGATTTCAAAAAGTATGTGGATAAAATTGTATTGTTTAGCCACCCTCGACTTGCCGAACCTATTGATATGCCAATTCCTTTGCAGAGAGAACTTATTTCATTGAAAACAGATCCGATAACAATGGAATGTTTCAGAATAGAATCTGACTTATCCATTTTACAGAGCTACACACGTCTGCCAAAGGCCACCTACCCTAACCTCAAAGAACATGGAATGAAATTTCTGTCAATGTTTGGTAGCACCTACCTCTGTGAGTCCTTATTTAGCCGAATGACATACGTCAAAAATAAATACCAGACCAGGCTGACAGACAGTCATCTATGTGATATCTTACGCACATCCGTAACAAACCTCAGGCCAAGATTGAAAGAAATAGCTGCCAAAAGCCAATGCCAAATTTCCCACTGAACATTAACTCATTAAGCATATTATTACTCATTCTTGTATGTTTTTCTTTCAcatattgtattaaaatattaaataataaaatatagtattaaatacaaatattctgtcATAGTATTCTGGTATTTATGGTAATTACAGCGCATGTGTGCTTTGGCAACAATAATAATTGGCCCTATCATATCATTGCAAGATGTGGCCCACCATATATTTCTTAGGTTGAATGTGGCCCACAGCCGAAAAAGGTTGCCCACCCCTGTGTTAGAGTATATTGTACCCTTTATTTGTATTACTCATTATCACTAAACCTATGCATTGCTGATTCTAGACTCAATTCACATGGATTTTGGACAATGTAACAATAAATATCTCTTTATTGGTTATTACTCAAcattttactggtaaatattcaGCCATAATTTTTATACAGTGTTAGATGAGATTCACCAGTTATGGCTTTCAGAAGcgttttattttactaaatatcaaaTTGTTAGAGCTAGAATATACTGTAAAGGATTTTGGTCGGCCTTTACTCAAGCACGATCTAGCTTgtgataaatgttgtataaatgtaAGAAAACGAGTGCGGTTTTTCATTCGTTTTATTCCGAAGGAAATTCCATTAGTCGTGGAGCTTGCGACTACGGCTCTGCTCTACCATCGACAGCGCTCCCcatatatacattcattttaCCCGTTCCTGCTAATGAAACCGAGTAGAAAATCgtataaaagtaaaaataatagaaTCGTCGGCGTggttataataaacaaaattattagcGATATTAGTATATTTACATTTGGAAAACAATAGATTAATTAATCaacatattacatatacaaaaataaacagattGATTCTTCATCAGTACATGTaatagtttggtttattttaacAATTCATACAGATTAATATATTAACTGAATATTCAATTTAGCTGCCCATCTGCTCTgtagttcttcatttaatagtagaacaaattcatttttatgtactgagatactttatcatagcctgtgaacctatactattatacctttaatttatcacatgtatatattacagtctattTTCTCTGATTCAACTGAAGGTGCTAGTGCTGAGTGACAACAACTTCAAGGAAGACCTCCTGACGCTGTTGGTGCTCTTAAATCTCTCACTGCGCTACACTTGGACAgctgccaacttcaggacctccctgaatcgtgagtataactcagtctctctgtaggaagtttctgagcAAAAGAAGTATATTCACCGCCTATGGCTTTCAGAAGCGTTTtcttttattaaatatctacAGCTACACTTGGACAgctgccaacttcaggacctccctgaatcgtgagtataactcagtctctctgtaggaagGTTCCGAGCAAAAGAAGTATATTTAACCGCCTATGGCTTTTAGAAGCGTTTtcttttattaaatatcaaactATTTACTGCTTCGAACTATTCAATTTTTATCTTGCAGTGTTATTTATTCAACGTgatttataaatacatacttGTTTATTAATCATGTTGAATGATAATTCACCATCAGGGTAATAGATTATAACACCAATGACTCTATTACAAACATGTTTTGTGAGTTATCTGTAGAAATTAGCTGCAGTACGTAAATACTTCTAACCTTTCATATCTCTCACTTACATTCAAAAGTCATTGACATgtcatttgtcaatttttcaaAGTTAATTGCATGTCAATTGCATCTGCTATAGCGATAATTATTGAATGGAAAAAATTGCATAACAGCTTAATAATGTCTGCCGGTAAACTTGGCTTGTCACTATGTTAGCCGATgtaacggctaccgaaacggttgccatggctttagaaaatcactttattccaagccatagaggtaaacctcaacttttcataattcataagcgtcgttattacctccattggcaaaatatttttgtcaacgacttttctaaaggtttggtgaaatttgatttatactgctatacgatgaatagcacgggctagccgggtcacgcgcgcaaggattttcgccacgcacatacaaaacaaaaacagcatgttgtttttgttttgtatttgcgtggcaaaaatccttgagtgcgtgacccggctagcccgtgacgaatagttttccgatgttgattccgtgttgaatcaacatcggaatgttgaattttgaaaacgtcttaaaaattgttgtaattaaacgtatacgttgtcttagctaaaaaaaactattcatcgtttgacctaaacacagaatacgtgtgtacattcaataagtatccattcaaaaagcgtgagtgatatacaatgtaccgtgaaacctcgtaaaacctttaattgaactgcctcgaagtgttgctcttaacgaatcccaggtaaagtaaggtaatttttgcataaacttcaaaaaaaatccgcaaaattgatcgtgggtaaaacgctcaaaagaaaaagatgtcttttcttttgaacatttcaacaacgatcaagttttgccaatgtcaatctaaaaaacgtcctggcaataacatcacctcaaacaacaaaccaatctcaagtgataaaaaaatctctata
The sequence above is drawn from the Watersipora subatra chromosome 5, tzWatSuba1.1, whole genome shotgun sequence genome and encodes:
- the LOC137397250 gene encoding general transcription factor II-I repeat domain-containing protein 2A-like, which produces MEELTKASYFSLALDESTDLADTAQLAVFFRAYTEDGSIIELAKLCSMHGTTTGKDIFEEVKKCITELQLPWKKLVSATTDGAPSMTGHRHGFCGLLKEKLQKEGLPMPMTFHRIIRQQNLCAKTLQMADVMATIKKQ
- the LOC137397251 gene encoding general transcription factor II-I repeat domain-containing protein 2-like — protein: MKIFLLEKNYPIDHFGDHDFINDFAFLVDMTDKLNTLNMKLQGQDMLISDQYHCVATFQTDLELIMQQMEKGETPHFPTLSKRVGIDHSRYLEKLENLNIEFLDRFGDFKKYVDKIVLFSHPRLAEPIDMPIPLQRELISLKTDPITMECFRIESDLSILQSYTRLPKATYPNLKEHGMKFLSMFGSTYLCESLFSRMTYVKNKYQTRLTDSHLCDILRTSVTNLRPRLKEIAAKSQCQISH